The Paraburkholderia dioscoreae DNA window GCGCGATCGGCCGGCGCGTCGTGCTGGCGGGCACCGGTCCGCTGTTGTACCTCGTGGCGTACCAGTACGTGAAAGCGGGCGCGCAAGTCGTGGCCGTGCTCGACACGAGTCCGTTCTCGCAGCAGATCGCCGCGGCGCCGAAACTCGCGCGCCTGCCGTCCACGTTCGCCAAAGGCCTCTACTACGTCGGCTGGCTGAAAATGCATGGCGTGCGGATCGAGCGCGATGTGACGCTAGTCGGCATTCGCGGCGTAGACGGTGTGGAAGCGCTCGAATGGCGCGCCGCGCGTAATGGTTCGGCAAACGAAACAATCGCGTGCGACGCGGTCGGCTTGAGCTTCGGCCTGAAACCCGAAACACAACTCGCCGATCTCGCCGGCTGCCGCTTCCGTTTCGACGCGACCAACCGTTGCTGGCTGCCTGAAACAGACCCGGCGGGACGCAGTTCCGTGCGCGGCCTCTATCTCGCCGGCGACGGCGCGGGCATCGCCGGTGCGGACGCCGCCGAACTGGCCGGCCGACACGCCGCGCTGGCGTTGCTCGACGATCTCGGTATCGCGCATCCACGTGGCCCGAATATGCCCGACGCTGCATCGATCGAACGCCGGCTGAAACGTATCGCGGTATTTCGCGAGGGTATCGAAACGGCCTTCGCGCCGCCCGCGAAATGCGCGTCGCAATGGCCCGACGACATGACCGTGTGCCGCTGCGAAGAAATCGACGCGGGCACGCTAAGGCGCTGCATCCGTGGCGGCGAAGCGAATGAGATCAACCGGTTGAAGGCGCTCACGCGCATCGGCATGGGACGTTGCCAGGGACGCATGTGCGGCGAAGCCGCGCTCAACCTGCTCGCCGAAGAAACCGGCAAACCTCTCGACGCAGTGGGCCGCTTGCGCAGCCAGCCGCCCGTCAAACCCATTCCGCTCGCGCCGGCCATGTATGCCGACGACGTCGCCGAAATCCCAATGGAGGCGCGCGATGAGTGACACCCTGCATTACGACGTCGCAATCGCGGGCGGCGGGCTGGTCGGTTCATCGGCGGCGTTGGCGCTGGCTAAGCGCGGCCTGCGCGTAGGCCTCTTCGAGCGACGCTATTGCGGCGCGCAGGCGAGCGGCGTGAACTACGGCGGCGTGCGCTGCCAGGGACGCCCAGTCGAACAGATGCCGCTCGCGATCCGCGCGCGGCGTATCTGGGACCGCTTGCCGGAGTTGATCGGCATCGACGGCGAATTTACGGTGTCGGGCCATTTGCGCCTGGCCCGCGGCGAAAGCGCGCTGGCCGCGCTGCAAACGTGGGCCGAGATGGCGCGCGACTATGGCGTGCACGCGCAACTGATCAGCGGCACGGCGTTCCGCGAACGCTACCCGTGGCTCGGCGCATCGGCCGTCGGCGGCTCGCTGTGTGCGACGGACGGTCATGCGAATCCGCGGCTGGTGTCGCCCGCCTTCGCGCATGCCGCGCGTACCGCGGGCGCGGACGTGCGCGAGCAATCCGAACTCACCGACATTCGGCACGACGGCAAGCGTTTTCAATTGCGCGCCGGCGACCTGCGCGTCAGCGCCGACTGGCTGATCAACTCGGCCGGCGCGTGGGCGAATACCGTGGCGGGCTATTTCGGCGAGACCGTGCCGATGAAACCGATCTACCCGAACATGTGGGTCACCGAACCGCTGCCGCTCTTCATCACGCACAACCTGGGCGTGTATGGCGGCGGCATCTACGCGCGGCAGGTGGCGCGCGGCAATTGTGTGATCGGCGGCGGACGCGGACATGGCGACGGCGAATACGGCCAGCCGTCGACGGAAACCACGCGCGCGGTGATGCGCGACGCTTGCGCGCTGCTGCCCGCGTTGCGCGAGGCGTTGCTGATCCGCACGTGGAGCGGCGTGGAAGGCGAAACGCCCGACAGCAATCCGATCATCGGCGCGAGCCGCACCGTGCCGCGTCTGTTGCATGCATTCGGTTTTTCAGGCGGCGGCTTTCTGCTCGCGCCGGGCGTCGGCGAAGTGCTCGCCGATCTCGTCATCGACGGCGCCACCGCCACGCCACTCGACGCTTTTTCGATTGGCCGCTTTGCTGCTGTGGCGACCTCTCCGGTCGCCTGAGTCATCGTTTAGTGAACTTTAGTGAACCCCCGGAGCTCCTCAATGAAACTGTTCAAAACGCTCGCGGCGCTGGCCGCCTTATGTGCATTCGGCGCGGCCGCGCCGGCGTGGTCGCAAACCAAAACGATCTATATCGGCATGAACGGCGGCCCGATGGAAAAGGCCTATACGAGCCAGGTGCTGCCCGACTTCGAGAAAGCCAACAACGTGAAGGTGGTCGTGGTGCCGGGCACGTCGTCGGACATTCTCGCCAAGCTGCTGGCCAACAAGGCCAGTCCACAGATCCATGTGGTGTTTCTCGACGACGGCGTGATGGCACGCGCGGTCAGCATGGGTGTGTGCAGGAAGCTCGACGATTCGCCGGTGCTCAAGGAACTCTATCCGTTCGCGCGCATGAAAGACGACATGGGCGCGGGCGTGCAACTCGGCATGACCGGCATTGCCTACAACAAGAAGCTGTTCGCTGAAAAAGGCTGGGCGCCGCCCACTTCGTGGATGGATTTCGCCGATCCGAAATACAAGGGCAAAGTGGTGTTCCAGTCGGCGTCGAGCAGTACTTTCGGCCTGCACGGCTTTCTCGCCATCAACCGTCTGATGGGCGGTAGCGAACAGAACGTGGAGCCGGGCTTCACGAAATGGGCGAGCACGGTGGGACCGAACGTGGTCGAGTACGTGCCGAATTCGGCGAAGATTTCCGAAATGGTCCAGACCGGCGAGGCGGGTCTGTTCCCGTTGACGCCGACCGCCGTGGGCGATCTGGCGGACAAGGGCATTCCGGTCGGCTATGTGAATCCGAAGGAAGGTCCGGTGTTGCTGCTGGTCGATCTGTGCGTGGTCAACAACAACCCGGACCCGCAACTGGCGCAGAAGCTCGCGCAGTTCCTGCTCTCCGCGCCGGCGCAAACCAAGGCCGCCGAGGCCGGCCGTCAGATCCCCACCAACCGTCTCGCGAAGATGACGCCGGCCATGCAG harbors:
- a CDS encoding ABC transporter substrate-binding protein codes for the protein MKLFKTLAALAALCAFGAAAPAWSQTKTIYIGMNGGPMEKAYTSQVLPDFEKANNVKVVVVPGTSSDILAKLLANKASPQIHVVFLDDGVMARAVSMGVCRKLDDSPVLKELYPFARMKDDMGAGVQLGMTGIAYNKKLFAEKGWAPPTSWMDFADPKYKGKVVFQSASSSTFGLHGFLAINRLMGGSEQNVEPGFTKWASTVGPNVVEYVPNSAKISEMVQTGEAGLFPLTPTAVGDLADKGIPVGYVNPKEGPVLLLVDLCVVNNNPDPQLAQKLAQFLLSAPAQTKAAEAGRQIPTNRLAKMTPAMQQSLGNVEDLVRKVTVVDWDTINAHRAQWDTRWNRQIER
- a CDS encoding NAD(P)/FAD-dependent oxidoreductase; this translates as MSDTLHYDVAIAGGGLVGSSAALALAKRGLRVGLFERRYCGAQASGVNYGGVRCQGRPVEQMPLAIRARRIWDRLPELIGIDGEFTVSGHLRLARGESALAALQTWAEMARDYGVHAQLISGTAFRERYPWLGASAVGGSLCATDGHANPRLVSPAFAHAARTAGADVREQSELTDIRHDGKRFQLRAGDLRVSADWLINSAGAWANTVAGYFGETVPMKPIYPNMWVTEPLPLFITHNLGVYGGGIYARQVARGNCVIGGGRGHGDGEYGQPSTETTRAVMRDACALLPALREALLIRTWSGVEGETPDSNPIIGASRTVPRLLHAFGFSGGGFLLAPGVGEVLADLVIDGATATPLDAFSIGRFAAVATSPVA
- a CDS encoding FAD/NAD(P)-dependent oxidoreductase, whose amino-acid sequence is MSDERRIVIVGAGPAGVRAAETLVAAGVKPVVIDENARWGGQIYRQPPANGGFQRSKKTLYGFEACKADALHSTMAALLPHLDYRPDTLAWACEAGHLDTLHAGRERRVPFSHLIIASGATDRVLPVPGWTLPGVYTLGAAQVALKAQGCAIGRRVVLAGTGPLLYLVAYQYVKAGAQVVAVLDTSPFSQQIAAAPKLARLPSTFAKGLYYVGWLKMHGVRIERDVTLVGIRGVDGVEALEWRAARNGSANETIACDAVGLSFGLKPETQLADLAGCRFRFDATNRCWLPETDPAGRSSVRGLYLAGDGAGIAGADAAELAGRHAALALLDDLGIAHPRGPNMPDAASIERRLKRIAVFREGIETAFAPPAKCASQWPDDMTVCRCEEIDAGTLRRCIRGGEANEINRLKALTRIGMGRCQGRMCGEAALNLLAEETGKPLDAVGRLRSQPPVKPIPLAPAMYADDVAEIPMEARDE